One window of the Solanum stenotomum isolate F172 chromosome 11, ASM1918654v1, whole genome shotgun sequence genome contains the following:
- the LOC125845985 gene encoding ATP-dependent Clp protease ATP-binding subunit ClpA homolog CD4A, chloroplastic-like, translating into MARALVQSTDILSSVAVAVAGERAGQFNGSRKNQRSVRMICDVKFPSLKLNRFVGLRGCNALDTLLVKSGETLHSKVAAATFVRRPRGCRFVPKAMFERFTEKAIKGIMLAQDEARRLGHDFVGTEQILLGLIGEGTGIAAKVLKSMGINLKDARVEVEKIIGRGSVFIVVEIPFTPLAKRVLELSLEEARQLGHNYIHSEHLLLGLLREGEGVAARVLENLGADPSNIRTQATNFPFSNWFEMLFLKP; encoded by the exons ATGGCTAGAGCTTTAGTTCAGTCAACAGACATTCTATCTTCAGTTGCCGTTGCCGTTGCCGGTGAAAGGGCTGGACAATTCAATGGATCCCGGAAAAATCAAAGAAGTGTTAGAATGATATGTGATGTAAAATTTCCTTCCTTAAAGCTGAACAGGTTTGTAGGACTGCGAGGGTGCAATGCATTAGATACACTACTTGTAAAATCTGGAGAAACTCTCCATTCAAAAGTGGCAGCTGCAACTTTTGTCAGACGGCCACGAGGGTGCCGATTTGTCCCAAAAGCAATGTTTGAGCGCTTCACcgagaaagcaataaaaggcaTTATGCTTGCGCAAGATGAGGCCAGACGACTAGGTCACGACTTTGTCGGGACAGAACAGATCCTGCTGGGTCTTATTGGTGAGGGAACTGGTATTGCTGCTAAGGTTCTTAAATCCATGGGAATTAATTTGAAAGATGCTCGTGTGGAAGTAGAGAAGATTATTGGCAGGGGTAGTGTATTTATTGTAGTGGAAATCCCTTTTACTCCTCTTGCAAAGCGTGTTCTAGAACTATCTCTGGAGGAAGCCCGCCAACTAG GGCATAATTACATTCACTCGGAACACTTGCTACTTGGATTGTTGCGCGAAGGTGAAGGTGTGGCTGCCCGTGTTCTTGAAAACTTGGGTGCTGACCCCAGTAACATTCGCACACAGGCAACTAATTTTCCTTTCTCAAACTGGTTTGAAATGCTTTTCTTGAAGCCA